In Phalacrocorax aristotelis chromosome 11, bGulAri2.1, whole genome shotgun sequence, the DNA window CCCCAGTCTCCACCACAGACGTGCTTCTGTTTGTCTGGTAACCAGAAGCAGAACTTTGCTACTACTCTTGGCTCACCGCTCGCTGCAAGAGCTGCACCTGGGTGTAGGAAAAGAGCCAAGGCGGCTGTTAGTTCCGCTACTAGTGGGGCTTCCAGGAGCTGGTACTCACCCTCCAGAGGCCTCGGGTACCCTCCTGCTGGTAGATGTCGATGAAGCTGCCAATCATGCCACCCTGGAATAAACTGCCTTGAGCCTGCATTCGAATCTGAAAGAAACTGAGAGTCAGCGGGACAACATCGGTGCCTGCCCAGGAGGGCAGAGACGCCAGCTCAGGGGACCTCCTGGTAGAAGGAACAACGGAATGGCTCGGAGCAGACACTGCCATCCACGTGCCCTCTCCCTGCAACCCGTGCGGCAAACGACGACGCAGGCAAGGAGCAGGGACAGCAACAGTGTGGAAGCACAGTGCAAAAGTCAGACAAGACGGAGATGTGACAGGCAAGGCCGCCCCACTCTGAAAGCAGTCTGAGAAGGCGATCTACACAGGGAGAAGCGTGGGAAAGTTCTCAGGCTCTCTTTTCTCAGAGCAGAGCTACCTGGACCCCTGTAGCCCGCAGTAGGGAATGGAGGGGACCAGGCAGTCCCCGCTGGACCCTGGTCACGCCACGTAACAGGCGGGCCTTGCGGCAGCGTCAGCAAAGCACAGCGCAGTGACCAAAGGGAAAGGAGCCGGAGGTCTGGCAAACAGCTGGCGACCACCCCGCTCACCTCACCCAGCAAAGGTAACACAGCCTCCACCCCTTGCCGTAACACGTTTCATGATCTTTaagagctgcatttttaaaaacctgttaattgctctgggcttctcttcccATTCATAATTAACACAGTGGCTCAGAGAGCacctctctgcagctgggagagatgCACCTTCCCTGGAAAGTAGCAGCCTCCACATGTCAAACCACAGCCAGCCAGAAGCTGTCTCTGGCCAGGTAGACTTCTTACCTTCAGCACATCTGTCGGATTGGCAATTGCAGAGGAGATCACCCCTGAAACCACTCCGCAGATTACATTGATTAGCAACGTTTCGTCTGCAATTGAGAAAAGAAAGTCAGGTCCTAAAGGCCGAAAGAGAAGACACACAGATTGTACTGAACAAGCAagctctgggaagagcagagaagcTCAGTTTGCAAATCACGTGGTGAAGCTGCACAAGCAGAGGCTGGCCAGCTACCATCAGCTCACAGCACATCTGTCCCCACATCTGCCAGAGACAGAAAGCACCAGCTGAAACGCTCAGCAACACGCTCTCAGAGAGAAgcgggtcttactgatgactctaGCTGATCAGACATGGAAAAGACCGTGATACTTGAAAATTTTGAACAATTATCTGAGATTTCAGTGTCCAGTGATGCATTTCTCATGACGGAGACAAGCCaagacagaggaagagaaagagggacAACCCAATGCTTCTCAAGGCAACCTGATACGAATTTGTTTTGATCTGGAGCCCCAGCTGGCCGCACTCAGAATACGCAGCCGCCttgagaaaacagagaagaggCGACCCAGGCAGAGAAAGTTAGATGCAATTAGTTCCGAGGGGCGGGTGGAATAATCCAAGACTTCCAGGCCCAGTATTAGGGTGATGGTTACATTGGGAAAAGGCACAGCCCTTTGCTGGTACTGACCACAGCACTTCCCAGAGGAGACCAGGCCACTGGCTGCCCCAGGCCTGTAGGGAGACAAACATTCAGACAACGGTACTCACAACTGGAAACGCTGCAACAGCAAGCGAGGAGAGACATGCGACCCAGCCGTACAGGCACACAGAACGACGCACGGGCAGGGGTGTTACTGGAGAACAGAGCAGCCTCAGGAAAGAAGCTCTAACATGCTGCAGTTCCCAGTCCTCTTGCTGGCCTGCTGACCGGCCCCGACTGCCCGTCTCACTTCCCGGGTCGGGACAGCATTACGATATTCACTCATGTTGCACCAGGGTTTAAAACCGGGCATGCGGATCTTGGTGCTCCTTCAGTGAACGTGTACTAGGCTTCTGATGCTCCACCCgccaggcaggagccgcagaggCCCTCGCCACCAGAGGCATACAGGTTGAGAGCATTCACGGTATCCCATCGCTGCGGTTGGGCCAGAGATAAAGAGCTGGACAGCACAATCCCTACCCTGGCGTGCCGTGTTCGGGCACAAGGGCTCAAAGGCTCCAGCTTGAAGACAGGAGACACTCACTACCGAAGCTTTCAATCCACGTACCACATCTGATGTACAGATGGGACGTGATGACACCAGCCAGAAAGAAGAGGCGAGCCTGGGACAGCAATGCCTCTTTTTTGGGCTCTGATGTTGCAAAACAGAGATAAAGGCTGGGGAAAGGACAGACCCGGCCGGAGGGGGAGGTGTTTGGCTAGGAACTGAGGGCAGTGCCAAGCAGGGTGAGATTCACATCTGTACTGAAACCTAGCCTTGCTACTACTGTACAAACAAAGCCACAGCGTGAAGTAACAAGAACTCCGTTTCTGTGGGAGTTTATAGCtgggaaggacagagaaaggaatGAGCAAAACCACACAGCACAGAGAGCTCGAGATTTCACACCGCACCTCTGGGGAGGCATGAGGTGCCTGCACGGACACGTTTACTGACACTGACCTTCCATGCGATCTACAAACAGCCGCTTCAAACTCTGGTAAATGCCAATCTTTATAGTGCCATAAGATGCCTGCCTCAGCAACGCAGGGGCGATCCTGAGAGGGGGAACAAAGGAAAGCATTGGCCCCTGCCGGTGCAGTAGTCCTCCTTGCAGGCCCAGCACAAGTTGCTCCCCGTTGGCCCCCAAACTGCGAGGGGCAGAGCTTGGGCCCCACACACCCCGGCCGCGGCTCAGACGCTCCCAaaaagcacagctctgccaggcGCCCAGGATGACAACCCGGGTGCCCGAGAAGCACCTCAGATTgtcccccccgcaccccccagCGCGGGAGGCTGGCACCGACCCAGCCCTTGGCTTTGCCACACAAGTCCGTCGCTCCCCCCCTCGGGAAAACAAGGAGtctccaggctgcagcagcgCCGTTGTCCCTGCCCCCGGCTCTCCCTGCGGGGCTCAGGGCTGGCTGGGAACCCCGGGGGGGCTCGCAGTGGGGTgtgggcggggagggggacccGGGGAGGGGGACCCGGGGCGGGCGGAGGAGGATCCGGAGCGGGCAGCGGGGTCCCGGGGACAGGTGAAAGAGGAGGACCCGGAGCGGGCGGAGAAGGGGGGGGCCCGGGGGCGGGCAGAGGGGGATCCGGAGCGGGCAGTGGGGTCCcgggggcaggcagggcgggGTCGTCCCGGAAGGGGGGGGGGATCCCGTCCTGCCCGGCGCTTACCCCGAGTAGAGCGCTCGGCCGCCCTCCTCACGGCAGATGCGGAAGAGGGCGTGGAACATGCCGCGGTACCGGACCTCGCGGAAGCGCGCATCGGCGCTCTGGCCCTGCACCTGCAGGCGCGTCTTGGTGAGGTCCACGGGGAAGGTGCCTGCGGGGAGAGCGGCCGTCAGCGCCCCgccggcacggcacggcacggcacggcccccccgccccgccgcctcaCCGAACTCGGCCACGATGGAGGCGAGCCCGCCGTACACGAAGGGTTTCCAGTTCAGCGCGGACATGGCAtggcggagcggggccgccgGCGGCGCACCGGACCGGACGCCTCCCTCGCCGCTGTCAGCCCGCCCGGAAGCGGAAATGCAGACCGTCCCCCGCCGGGCGCGCGAGCGCCCCCtgccggcccggagccgcccccgcccccccccgcccccttttGGACCCGTCCCAGCCCCTCAGGGGGTGAACACCTCCGCACCCCCCGGCTCCCGCTCCCGCCAACCACCTGGAACCATAACGGATCCCATCCAGGCGTGTTTATTCCTCCCAGCAACCGAATCCGGCTAaaccccacccctccctccaTCACCGGTTGCGTCTCCGCCGCCCGTGGTTTTCTGGTCAACTCAGCGTGACCGCGGGGTTAAGAAAAACACGCACCTTGTGCAGTTACAGGGAGATAGCAAGGCCACTCCCAGAGCTATCTTCCGGGAAAGAgatgatttttattaaaacaaacccaaccaaacaccAGTAACTCGCAGCAGTGCACGTTGGGATCCACCACAGACACCAGGAGAGATCCACCACAAGCCACCCACTggtctctcccctctccccacagcGCGAGAGGGGGACACCCCCACCGGGGCTGGGGGAATTGGGCGGTTTTGGGAGGGAGAGCGTCCCGTTGCTCCCAGTGACCACCTCCACGCTGCGGTGCAGCGCCCCAGCACGCCTGCGAGTCTCAAACGCTGCAAGAAGGGCTGACGGAGGCAATAAAACTCATGTCCTGGTCCGCAGCGCAAGCAGCAAGAGGAGCCCTGCCCAAGCACGGAATGCGAAACCGAGCAGGAGTTGTTGGAGGTGAACGGTCTGGCCGCAGATCCCCATCAAGAGGCATGGGGAGGCTCTGCACAGGTTTTTGGGCAGGCTCGGGGTCTCTCTTGGCTCCTGAACCGCTCGCCCCGGGGCTCAGCTGCGTTTGGAGCCTTTCGTGGAGCCCCACTCCCTGTGCCTGGCATGGGGCTCCCTGGCGCTGCGCTCCCGGGATCTGCCTCCCTCAGGACACTCTTCTCGCCGGCTGCCGTGCCCGTTGCCCTTCCTGCCAGcctcctctctcttctccctctcttcccacaaACCACTTTGTCCCCGCTGCTCCTggcagcttttttcccctcttctctctgAAGGCCTCTGGTGCCTCCATTCATCATCTTCTCGCTGTGTCCTGCTCACAGGTTTCCTCTCGGAGCCCTTCAAGAGCTGCTGGCTCCCGCTGGCATAGCGCTCGTAGGCAGggtcctccttctccttcttgaTCTTGATCCTGGGGT includes these proteins:
- the SLC25A14 gene encoding brain mitochondrial carrier protein 1 isoform X2, producing MSALNWKPFVYGGLASIVAEFGTFPVDLTKTRLQVQGQSADARFREVRYRGMFHALFRICREEGGRALYSGIAPALLRQASYGTIKIGIYQSLKRLFVDRMEDETLLINVICGVVSGVISSAIANPTDVLKIRMQAQGSLFQGGMIGSFIDIYQQEGTRGLWRGVVPTAQRAAIVVGVELPVYDITKKHLILSGLMGDTIFAHFVHFSWRRCSASVGFACCGLEVTSARPYMEGGD
- the SLC25A14 gene encoding brain mitochondrial carrier protein 1 isoform X1 — encoded protein: MSALNWKPFVYGGLASIVAEFGTFPVDLTKTRLQVQGQSADARFREVRYRGMFHALFRICREEGGRALYSGIAPALLRQASYGTIKIGIYQSLKRLFVDRMEDETLLINVICGVVSGVISSAIANPTDVLKIRMQAQGSLFQGGMIGSFIDIYQQEGTRGLWRGVVPTAQRAAIVVGVELPVYDITKKHLILSGLMGDTIFAHFVSSFTCGLAGAIASNPVDVVRTRMMNQRAIVGSTELYKGTLDGLVKTWKSEGFFALYKGFWPNWLRLGPWNIIFFITYEQLKRLPF